GTTGTTCTCGTGGCTCGTCGGCACCGCAGCGGACAAGTGGGCTGCCCGCAAGCGCCGGCGCACGCCGGAAGCCGCCACCACCCCCACCACGCCGCCCACGCCTCCCGCAGGAGAACCATCATGACCAACCGTACCTGCCGCTGCGTGGCGATGGCCCTGGGCGCGGGCCTGATGACGGGCTGCGCCATCGGACCCGACTACGAACGCCCCGAGGTGGCGCAGCCGCCGGCCTACCGGCTCGACACCGGCCTGCTGACCGTGGCCGCCGACGGCGACTGGTGGAACGCGTTCAACGACCCGGTGCTGACCGCGATGGTCGAGACCGCGCTGCGCAACAACTACGACGCGCGCATCGCATCGGCCCGCATCGACGAGTTCCGCGCCCGGCTGATGATCGCGCGCTCGGGCCTCTATCCGCAGCTCAACGCCACGGCATCGGCGGCACGACAGAAGAGCGGATCGTTCAACGGCACGCCGTTCCAGTCGTTCGGCGGCCCGCAGAACAGCTACGAGGCGCTGCTCAACGCGAGTTGGGAAATCGACCTGTGGGGCCGCATCCGCCGCCAGGCCGAGGCCGCGCAGGCGGACCTGTGGAACGCCGAATACGCGCGGCGCGGCGTGGTGCTGTCGCTTGCGGCGGCGGTGGTGCAGGGCTACGCCACGCTGCGCGGGCTCGACGCCCAGTTGGAGGTGGCCCAGCAGACGCTGACCACGCGCGGCCAGGCGCTGGACATCTTCCGGCAGCGCTACGAAGGCGGCGTGATCTCGCAGGTGGAACTGGCGCAGTCCGAGAACGACTACTACTCGGCCGAGGCGACGATCCCGTCGCTGCGCGCGTCGATCGCCCAGACCGAGAACGCGCTGTCCTACCTGCTGGGCCGCGAGCCGGGCCCGGTGGAACGCGGCGCGACCATCACGGAACTCCAGGCTCCGGCCGTGGGGGCCGACCTCCCGGCGGCGCTGCTGGCCCGGCGGCCAGACATCCTGCAGGCCGAGCAGCAGGCCGTGTCCGCCAACGCCCAGGTGGGCGCCGCGCGGGCGCTGTTCCTGCCATCGGTCAACCTGTCGGGCTTCTTCGGCGCACTGGCAACGTCGCCGGGCGCGCTCTGGCAGAGCGCATCGCAGATCTGGGGCTTCGGCGCGGGCCTGACCCAGCCGGTGTTCCAGGGCGGCGCCATCCGCGGCCAGGTGAACGCGGCCGAGGCCGTCAGCGCGCAGGCGATGCTCGGCTACCAGTCCAGCGTCATCAACGCACTGGCCGACGTGAACACATCGCTCGCCTCGGGCGTGGAAACCCGCAACCGGCTCACCAGCCTGCGCAAGCAGGAGCAAAGCCTGACGATCTACGCCGATCAGGCGAACGCGCGCTACGAGGGCGGCTATTCGAGCTACCTCGAAGTCACCGACGCGCGGCAGAAGCTATTTACGGTGCAAC
This sequence is a window from Cupriavidus pauculus. Protein-coding genes within it:
- a CDS encoding efflux transporter outer membrane subunit, yielding MTNRTCRCVAMALGAGLMTGCAIGPDYERPEVAQPPAYRLDTGLLTVAADGDWWNAFNDPVLTAMVETALRNNYDARIASARIDEFRARLMIARSGLYPQLNATASAARQKSGSFNGTPFQSFGGPQNSYEALLNASWEIDLWGRIRRQAEAAQADLWNAEYARRGVVLSLAAAVVQGYATLRGLDAQLEVAQQTLTTRGQALDIFRQRYEGGVISQVELAQSENDYYSAEATIPSLRASIAQTENALSYLLGREPGPVERGATITELQAPAVGADLPAALLARRPDILQAEQQAVSANAQVGAARALFLPSVNLSGFFGALATSPGALWQSASQIWGFGAGLTQPVFQGGAIRGQVNAAEAVSAQAMLGYQSSVINALADVNTSLASGVETRNRLTSLRKQEQSLTIYADQANARYEGGYSSYLEVTDARQKLFTVQLAAIQGQVDVLTSAAGLYKSLGGGWPAVPTDVRDAGMVGDARATLPPSASASTSPPAAQ